One segment of Pontibacter akesuensis DNA contains the following:
- a CDS encoding methylmalonyl-CoA mutase subunit beta, with translation MTTDEQQNQERLFADFTPATAADWEQKARKDLRETPLESLNWHTYEGIDIKPYYAKEDIADLPFVKQKPGDFPFMRGNKNGDNSWLNVQQIQVTDDGRQAIDKAADALQRGADGIHFVVLQPDAFNVAYLVEKVDLGQHSVSYTLQSQPNAFLKRLYAELEQRQVSHRNLKGFVNFDPMTAKGGLTKEERSEITTLLDLTKDSPELYGVCVNGTSFSSIGASMTQEIAYTLSAAVAYADRLTTAGEPLESVLRNMQFCMASGTNYFFEIAKLRALRLLWSAVVEAYQAEPALAANLRIHSATSSWYQTTLDPYVNMLRTTTEAMSAVIAGCDSLTVSPFDSTFKASDEFSERIARNVSIILKEEAYLDKALDPAAGSYYLESLTNTLAQKAWELFKEVESLGGFEDAYDSGFILGSITEVSREKFRNLATGRDILVGTNKYPNPNETLPADPEALIQSVAFDTTRAAYPTEVMRMATELHLRKRKRRPRAVVATIGNGEQRLVNATFAQEFFSCAGFETEQHQFASVEEASDQLTNAAAEVVVVSASEAAYVNEFGPRLRNHHAKPTIILADNPQHMKEEMMANGYDEFIFDGCDMSTILEAVQKRLAQDEGND, from the coding sequence ATGACGACTGACGAGCAGCAAAACCAGGAGCGCCTGTTTGCAGATTTCACCCCTGCCACCGCAGCGGATTGGGAACAGAAAGCACGCAAGGACCTGCGCGAAACGCCTCTGGAAAGCCTTAACTGGCACACCTACGAAGGCATCGACATAAAGCCATACTACGCTAAAGAAGACATTGCCGACCTGCCCTTTGTAAAGCAGAAGCCCGGCGATTTTCCTTTTATGCGCGGCAACAAAAACGGCGACAACAGCTGGCTGAACGTGCAGCAAATACAAGTGACCGATGACGGCAGGCAGGCCATTGACAAAGCCGCTGATGCCCTGCAGCGCGGTGCCGACGGCATTCACTTTGTCGTGCTGCAGCCAGACGCTTTCAATGTGGCTTACTTGGTTGAAAAGGTTGACCTTGGCCAGCACAGCGTTAGTTATACATTACAAAGCCAGCCCAATGCATTCCTGAAACGTCTGTACGCCGAACTGGAGCAACGGCAGGTATCGCACCGCAACCTGAAAGGCTTTGTGAATTTTGATCCCATGACGGCCAAAGGCGGTCTGACAAAGGAGGAAAGAAGTGAGATCACGACGCTGCTCGACCTGACCAAAGACAGCCCCGAGCTTTACGGCGTATGCGTGAACGGCACCAGTTTCAGCAGCATTGGCGCGTCCATGACGCAGGAGATAGCCTACACCCTGAGTGCAGCCGTAGCCTACGCCGACAGGCTCACCACGGCTGGAGAGCCCCTGGAGTCGGTGCTGCGCAACATGCAGTTCTGCATGGCCTCCGGTACCAACTATTTCTTTGAGATTGCCAAGTTGCGCGCCCTGCGCCTGCTCTGGTCTGCCGTGGTAGAAGCGTACCAGGCAGAACCGGCTCTTGCCGCTAATTTGCGTATCCACAGTGCCACCTCCAGCTGGTACCAGACCACGCTCGACCCCTACGTGAACATGCTGCGTACCACCACCGAAGCCATGTCTGCCGTTATCGCCGGCTGCGACTCGCTCACTGTTTCCCCTTTTGACAGTACGTTCAAGGCATCTGATGAATTCTCGGAGCGCATTGCCCGCAACGTGTCCATCATACTGAAAGAGGAAGCCTACCTGGACAAAGCGCTTGACCCGGCCGCCGGCTCCTACTATCTGGAGTCGCTGACAAACACGCTCGCGCAGAAGGCCTGGGAGCTGTTTAAGGAAGTAGAAAGCCTGGGAGGATTTGAGGACGCCTACGACAGCGGGTTTATACTTGGCTCCATCACCGAGGTAAGTCGTGAGAAGTTCCGCAACCTTGCCACGGGCCGCGACATACTGGTGGGCACCAACAAGTACCCGAACCCCAACGAGACCCTTCCTGCCGACCCTGAGGCGCTGATCCAGAGTGTGGCATTTGACACCACCCGTGCCGCCTACCCCACAGAGGTAATGCGCATGGCCACAGAGCTGCACCTGCGCAAACGTAAGCGCCGCCCAAGAGCCGTGGTGGCCACCATCGGGAACGGGGAGCAGCGCCTCGTAAACGCCACCTTTGCCCAGGAGTTCTTCAGCTGTGCCGGTTTTGAGACAGAGCAGCACCAGTTTGCTTCTGTGGAGGAAGCATCTGACCAACTGACGAATGCTGCTGCAGAGGTGGTGGTGGTATCAGCTTCGGAGGCGGCCTACGTGAATGAGTTCGGCCCAAGGCTGCGCAACCATCACGCCAAGCCTACCATTATACTTGCCGACAACCCGCAGCACATGAAAGAGGAGATGATGGCCAACGGCTATGATGAGTTTATCTTCGACGGATGCGACATGTCGACGATCCTGGAGGCTGTGCAGAAGCGCCTGGCGCAGGATGAGGGAAATGACTGA
- the meaB gene encoding methylmalonyl Co-A mutase-associated GTPase MeaB, whose amino-acid sequence MPKRFSPDTYAAGILAGDRVLLSRAITLVESRLPADQELAQQVIDQVLPHAGNSIRIGITGVPGVGKSTFIEAFGNYIIQEQGKKLAVLAIDPTSQRSGGSILGDKTRMDSLAINSQAFIRPSPAGKSLGGVTRSTRESIILCEAAGFDVIFVETVGVGQSETAVHAMVDFFLLLMLAGAGDELQGIKRGIMEMADAIAITKADGSNINKAKSARAEYQNALHLYPLSASGWVPQVSICSALQNTGLDSTWQTIKNYLQLTNSNGYFEKKRRDQNLQWMYETIRQSLEERFFAHQQVKDQLPGITSEVKEGNKSAFAAAAELLKLV is encoded by the coding sequence TTGCCCAAACGATTTAGCCCGGACACTTACGCTGCAGGCATTTTAGCCGGAGACCGCGTGCTGCTAAGCCGCGCCATCACGCTTGTGGAGAGCAGGCTTCCAGCCGATCAGGAGCTGGCACAGCAGGTAATTGACCAGGTGCTGCCGCATGCCGGAAATTCCATTCGCATAGGTATCACAGGTGTGCCCGGTGTCGGGAAAAGTACGTTTATTGAGGCGTTTGGCAATTACATTATCCAGGAGCAGGGCAAGAAACTGGCCGTACTGGCCATAGACCCTACTAGCCAGCGCTCCGGTGGCAGCATTCTGGGTGATAAAACACGCATGGATTCCCTGGCTATCAATTCTCAGGCTTTTATCCGCCCTTCGCCGGCGGGCAAATCGCTGGGAGGCGTTACGCGCAGCACCCGCGAAAGCATTATACTTTGCGAGGCTGCCGGTTTCGATGTAATCTTTGTGGAGACGGTAGGCGTGGGTCAATCGGAAACCGCCGTACATGCCATGGTGGATTTTTTCCTGCTGCTGATGCTGGCCGGTGCCGGTGACGAGTTGCAGGGCATCAAGCGGGGCATTATGGAAATGGCAGACGCCATCGCCATCACCAAAGCTGACGGCAGCAACATCAACAAAGCGAAATCGGCCCGCGCCGAATATCAGAACGCACTGCACCTCTACCCGCTTTCGGCTTCGGGTTGGGTGCCGCAGGTAAGCATCTGCTCAGCCCTCCAAAACACCGGCCTCGACAGCACCTGGCAAACCATTAAGAATTACCTGCAACTGACTAACAGCAACGGCTACTTTGAGAAAAAGCGCCGTGACCAGAACCTGCAGTGGATGTACGAAACCATTCGCCAAAGCCTGGAGGAGCGTTTCTTTGCACACCAGCAGGTAAAGGACCAGCTGCCCGGAATAACCAGTGAGGTAAAGGAAGGCAACAAGTCGGCCTTTGCGGCGGCGGCGGAGTTGCTGAAGCTGGTGTAG
- a CDS encoding YkvA family protein — MLRKWKEFVRQLKEDIYTLYLASQDPRMPFAAKVMVLITVAYAFSPIDLIPDFVPLLGYLDDLLILPLGIWLSIKLVPPPLLHYYRKKAKEQMHEQKPNYVMAVVIVIAWLLIGYWLYQAYQEQIS; from the coding sequence ATGCTTCGGAAATGGAAAGAGTTTGTACGGCAACTGAAAGAGGACATTTATACTTTATACTTAGCCTCGCAGGACCCGCGCATGCCGTTCGCCGCCAAAGTGATGGTTTTGATTACCGTGGCCTATGCCTTCAGTCCCATCGACCTGATCCCGGACTTTGTTCCCCTGCTCGGCTACCTCGACGATTTGCTGATTCTGCCGCTGGGCATCTGGCTGTCCATCAAGCTGGTACCGCCGCCGCTGCTGCACTATTACCGCAAAAAAGCAAAGGAGCAGATGCACGAACAGAAACCAAACTATGTGATGGCAGTTGTTATTGTCATTGCGTGGCTCCTGATCGGGTACTGGCTGTACCAGGCGTACCAGGAACAGATAAGCTGA
- the scpA gene encoding methylmalonyl-CoA mutase → MKPDFSKIDINKVAASDKAPKDPLQPKPWKTPERIDVKSFYTSEDAAHFEHMDFAAGLPPYLRGPYSTMYVQKPWTIRQYAGFSTAEESNAFYRRNLAGGQKGLSVAFDLATHRGYDSDHPRVVGDVGKAGVAIDSVEDMKILFDQIPLDKMSVSMTMNGAVLPIMAFYIVAAEEQGVKAEQLSGTIQNDILKEFMVRNTYIYPPEPSMKIIADIFEFSSKHMPRFNSISISGYHMQEAGATADLELAYTLADGLEYVRTGLKAGMDIDEFAPRLSFFWAIGMNHFMEIAKMRAARMLWAKLIKQFNPKNPKSLVLRTHCQTSGWSLTEQDPFNNVTRTCVEAMAAALGGTQSLHTNALDEAIALPTDFSARIARNTQIYLQQETNITKVVDPWGGSYYVEALTHELAHKAWALMQEVEELGGMAKAIETGLPKMRIEEAAARKQARIDSGKDIIVGVNKYKPSQIQEIDILDIDNTAVRESQLRRLASIKDARDEGSVLNALQALTDAAESGGGNLLELAVEAARKRATLGEISDALEKVYGRHKAVIRAISGVYSAELTDDESFAQAKAMADQFETLEGRRPRIMVAKMGQDGHDRGSKVIATSFADLGFDVDIGPLFQTPAEVAMQAAENDVHVVGVSSLAAGHKTLVPQLIEELRKLGREDILVIVGGVIPAQDYDFLYKAGAVGIFGPGTIISVAAQNILAQLMKQVES, encoded by the coding sequence ATGAAGCCTGACTTTTCTAAAATAGACATAAACAAGGTAGCGGCCTCCGACAAAGCTCCAAAAGACCCATTGCAGCCAAAGCCGTGGAAAACGCCGGAGCGAATAGATGTGAAAAGCTTCTATACATCCGAAGACGCCGCGCACTTTGAGCACATGGATTTTGCTGCCGGCCTGCCCCCCTACCTGCGCGGCCCCTACAGCACCATGTATGTGCAAAAGCCGTGGACCATCCGCCAGTATGCTGGTTTTTCGACTGCCGAGGAGAGCAATGCCTTTTACCGCCGCAACCTGGCTGGCGGACAGAAGGGCCTTTCTGTCGCCTTCGACCTGGCCACGCACCGCGGCTACGACTCCGATCACCCGCGGGTAGTGGGCGATGTGGGCAAAGCCGGTGTGGCGATTGATTCGGTGGAGGATATGAAGATCCTTTTCGATCAGATTCCGCTGGACAAGATGTCTGTTTCCATGACGATGAACGGGGCCGTACTGCCGATCATGGCCTTTTACATTGTGGCTGCCGAGGAGCAGGGCGTAAAGGCGGAGCAGTTGAGCGGTACCATCCAGAACGATATCCTGAAGGAATTTATGGTGCGCAACACCTACATCTACCCTCCGGAGCCAAGTATGAAGATCATTGCTGACATCTTTGAGTTCAGCTCCAAGCACATGCCGCGCTTCAACTCCATCTCCATCTCCGGCTACCATATGCAGGAAGCTGGCGCCACCGCCGACCTAGAACTCGCTTACACTTTGGCCGATGGCCTGGAGTATGTTCGTACTGGCTTAAAGGCAGGAATGGATATTGATGAGTTTGCGCCGCGCCTTTCTTTCTTCTGGGCCATTGGCATGAACCACTTTATGGAGATAGCCAAGATGCGTGCCGCGCGTATGCTGTGGGCCAAGCTGATCAAGCAGTTCAACCCGAAGAACCCGAAGTCGCTGGTGCTGCGCACGCACTGCCAGACGTCGGGCTGGAGCTTAACCGAGCAGGACCCCTTTAACAACGTAACCCGTACCTGCGTGGAGGCCATGGCTGCTGCCTTGGGCGGTACGCAAAGTTTGCATACCAACGCGCTAGACGAGGCTATTGCCCTGCCAACAGATTTCTCGGCCCGCATTGCCCGCAACACTCAGATATATCTGCAGCAGGAAACGAACATCACTAAGGTGGTGGACCCATGGGGCGGCTCCTACTACGTGGAGGCCCTGACGCACGAATTGGCGCACAAGGCTTGGGCGCTGATGCAGGAAGTAGAGGAACTAGGCGGTATGGCCAAAGCCATCGAAACCGGCCTTCCGAAGATGCGCATCGAAGAAGCCGCTGCCCGCAAGCAGGCCCGCATCGACTCCGGCAAGGACATTATTGTGGGCGTAAACAAGTATAAGCCAAGCCAGATCCAGGAGATCGATATCCTGGACATCGACAATACAGCCGTGCGTGAGTCGCAGTTGCGCCGGCTGGCAAGTATAAAGGATGCGCGTGATGAAGGTAGTGTGTTGAATGCGCTACAGGCCTTGACCGATGCGGCGGAATCCGGTGGGGGTAACCTGCTGGAGCTGGCCGTAGAGGCAGCACGCAAAAGAGCCACACTGGGTGAGATCTCCGATGCCTTGGAGAAAGTATACGGCAGACACAAAGCAGTAATCAGAGCAATATCAGGGGTGTATTCCGCAGAACTAACCGACGACGAAAGCTTCGCGCAGGCCAAAGCCATGGCCGACCAGTTTGAAACGCTGGAAGGCCGCAGGCCACGCATCATGGTCGCTAAAATGGGCCAGGACGGCCACGACCGCGGCTCCAAAGTAATCGCCACCTCCTTCGCCGACCTCGGCTTTGATGTGGATATCGGCCCACTGTTCCAGACACCGGCCGAAGTAGCCATGCAGGCCGCCGAAAACGACGTGCACGTGGTGGGGGTGAGCAGTTTGGCAGCCGGCCATAAAACACTGGTGCCACAGCTCATTGAGGAACTCCGCAAACTGGGCCGGGAAGACATTCTGGTTATTGTTGGCGGCGTAATCCCGGCGCAAGACTACGATTTCTTGTACAAAGCAGGCGCTGTGGGTATTTTCGGCCCCGGTACCATCATCTCCGTAGCCGCGCAGAACATTTTGGCGCAGTTGATGAAGCAGGTGGAGAGTTAA
- a CDS encoding amidohydrolase, producing MIRNYTFTQRTLLATLGLGLLMAPAMAQDTKLMAKASNLADKVEPKVIEWRRHFHEHPELSNREKETAARIASELKKMGIEVETGVAKNGVVGILKGGKPGPVVALRADIDGLPVTERADVPFASKAKGTYNGNEVGVMHACGHDTHIAMLLGAAEVLSSMKNDLKGTVKFIFQPAEEGAPAGEEGGARLMVKEGVLEKGPKPEVIFGLHINSQTEVGTLKYRPGGIMAGADVFRIKVKGKQVHGANPWAGVDPIVVSSQIIYGLQTIISRQTELTEDAAVITVGIIHGGVRNNIIPEEVQMEGTIRTLDKDMQKKIHDKIRLTATNIAESAGATAEVEIEEMAAITYNEPALTEKMLPTLQATAGKDKVKLMNAMTGAEDFSYFQQEIPGLYLFVGGMPKGQDPAKAPAHHTPDFFVDESGMKLGVKTLTNLTLDYMNGKGKK from the coding sequence ATGATCAGAAACTATACTTTCACACAGCGCACCCTACTTGCCACGCTTGGTTTGGGGCTGCTGATGGCTCCGGCCATGGCGCAGGACACCAAACTGATGGCCAAGGCAAGCAACCTGGCTGATAAGGTGGAACCGAAGGTAATTGAATGGCGCCGCCATTTCCACGAGCACCCGGAACTAAGCAACCGCGAAAAGGAAACAGCTGCCCGCATCGCCTCAGAACTGAAGAAAATGGGCATAGAGGTGGAGACAGGCGTGGCCAAGAACGGCGTTGTCGGCATACTGAAAGGCGGCAAGCCTGGGCCGGTGGTAGCACTGCGCGCTGATATTGACGGCCTGCCTGTAACGGAGCGTGCCGACGTGCCGTTTGCCTCTAAAGCCAAAGGTACTTACAACGGAAACGAAGTGGGCGTAATGCACGCCTGCGGCCACGACACGCACATTGCCATGTTGCTGGGTGCAGCCGAGGTGCTGTCAAGTATGAAGAACGATCTGAAGGGCACGGTGAAGTTTATTTTTCAGCCAGCCGAGGAAGGTGCTCCGGCAGGTGAGGAGGGAGGAGCCCGGCTGATGGTGAAAGAGGGCGTACTCGAAAAAGGACCGAAGCCTGAGGTGATTTTTGGCCTTCACATTAACTCACAGACTGAGGTAGGCACGCTCAAGTACAGGCCGGGCGGCATTATGGCCGGGGCCGATGTGTTCCGAATCAAGGTAAAAGGCAAGCAGGTGCACGGGGCCAATCCTTGGGCAGGCGTAGACCCGATCGTGGTATCGTCGCAGATCATTTACGGTTTGCAAACCATCATCAGCCGCCAAACCGAGCTCACCGAGGATGCCGCCGTCATTACGGTAGGTATTATCCACGGCGGCGTGCGCAACAACATCATTCCGGAGGAGGTGCAGATGGAAGGCACGATCCGTACGCTTGACAAGGACATGCAGAAAAAGATCCACGACAAGATCCGTCTTACGGCCACCAACATTGCCGAAAGTGCCGGGGCCACCGCAGAGGTGGAGATAGAGGAGATGGCCGCCATTACCTACAACGAGCCTGCCCTAACCGAAAAAATGCTACCTACGCTGCAGGCAACGGCCGGCAAGGACAAGGTAAAACTGATGAACGCCATGACGGGTGCCGAGGATTTCTCTTACTTTCAGCAGGAGATCCCGGGGCTGTACCTGTTTGTGGGCGGCATGCCCAAAGGCCAGGACCCGGCCAAGGCACCGGCGCACCACACCCCCGACTTCTTTGTGGATGAAAGCGGCATGAAACTGGGCGTGAAAACACTTACCAACCTGACGCTGGACTACATGAACGGCAAAGGCAAAAAGTAA
- a CDS encoding YncE family protein translates to MIKLRHIAAVAILSFSSFAAAAQGETSNWYFGKGAGIIFSGDSAIATSSKLFTEEGSATLSDAQGNLLLYTNGITVWNRDHKVMPNGNGLMGGKSSTQSALILPKPGSSNIYYIFTTDIQAQSNGLRYTVVDMEKQEGKGDIISRNNFMIAPTTEKLTAVRHSNGRDWWVIAHRWNSNGYMSYLVNEQGVETKPVVSMVGTVHGGLNRKAIGYLVPSPDGTKLAAALWDAESNFEVLDFDRSTGEVANPMLLKGYQEAYGVMFSPDGSKLYGTANGAGGGKAQIVQFDMRAGSADAIAKSAVVVGTSKSPHFGALQLGPDGKIYVAREDSYYLGVINNPNAQGEAVKYVDDGFRLGKNKSDLGLPNFPQGLSK, encoded by the coding sequence ATGATAAAACTTAGACACATAGCTGCTGTAGCCATACTTAGCTTCAGCAGTTTTGCTGCAGCAGCACAAGGCGAAACGAGCAACTGGTATTTTGGCAAGGGCGCGGGCATCATCTTCTCCGGCGATTCGGCCATAGCCACTAGCAGCAAGCTGTTTACGGAAGAGGGCAGCGCTACTTTATCCGATGCACAGGGCAACCTGCTGCTCTACACCAACGGCATCACCGTCTGGAACAGAGACCACAAGGTAATGCCGAACGGCAACGGCCTGATGGGCGGAAAATCATCCACGCAATCTGCGCTCATACTTCCCAAACCCGGCAGCAGCAACATTTACTATATCTTCACAACAGATATTCAGGCCCAGTCAAACGGGCTTCGCTATACGGTTGTGGACATGGAGAAACAGGAGGGCAAAGGCGATATCATCTCCCGTAATAACTTTATGATTGCCCCTACCACTGAAAAACTGACAGCCGTGCGCCACAGTAACGGCCGTGATTGGTGGGTAATTGCGCACCGCTGGAACAGCAACGGCTACATGTCGTATTTAGTGAATGAGCAGGGCGTGGAGACGAAACCCGTTGTCAGTATGGTCGGCACCGTGCACGGTGGCCTTAACCGCAAGGCAATCGGCTACCTTGTTCCTTCGCCGGATGGCACCAAACTGGCGGCAGCGCTTTGGGATGCAGAAAGCAATTTCGAGGTGCTGGACTTTGACCGCAGCACCGGCGAAGTAGCGAACCCAATGCTGCTGAAAGGATACCAGGAGGCATATGGTGTGATGTTTTCGCCGGATGGTAGCAAGCTTTATGGAACGGCCAACGGCGCCGGTGGCGGAAAGGCACAGATCGTGCAGTTTGACATGCGGGCAGGCAGTGCCGATGCCATCGCCAAATCGGCTGTGGTGGTAGGTACTTCCAAAAGTCCCCATTTCGGTGCCCTGCAACTGGGCCCTGACGGAAAGATTTATGTAGCCCGGGAGGATAGTTACTACCTGGGTGTGATCAACAACCCGAATGCACAGGGCGAGGCTGTTAAATACGTTGACGATGGTTTCCGCCTCGGTAAGAACAAAAGCGACCTGGGCCTGCCCAACTTTCCCCAAGGTTTAAGCAAATAG
- the treF gene encoding alpha,alpha-trehalase TreF: MRQQKKHPFRTLTFFLLLLLPFTFVIQPLRAQELYKPAQDLGELFEHVQLQHVFPDSKTFPDATPLAPPNEILQAYGQQKDQPGFDLKAFVLANFEMPPQPASGFTTDTSLSVVQHVERLWPILTREPGADGGSLIALPKKYIVPGGRFREIYYWDSFFTMLGLQASGETELIQSMVDNFTHLINTTGHIPNGNRTYYLSRSQPPFFALMLRVLAKEKDKEVLKTYAPALRKEYAFWMDGVEQVSAANPTHRRVVRMADGSILNRYWDDQPEPRPESYREDVELAEASGRAPEEVYRNIRAAAESGWDFSSRWFADAQNLSTIHTTDIIPVDLNALLYHVERTLAEMAELEGNKAEAAKFEKLAKARRKALLKYNWSEEADFFYDYDFVKGATTNIPSLAAVFPLYFCMAKKKQAAAVARKLEADFLQPGGLVTTLNRTGQQWDAPNGWAPLQWMSIQALRNYKHNQLADEIAQRWVAKNREVFQNTGKLMEKYNVVDMTLQAGGGEYPNQDGFGWTNGVLLKLISLNPELLEVPLEELELQE, from the coding sequence ATGAGGCAACAGAAAAAGCATCCGTTTCGCACCCTAACCTTTTTCCTTCTGCTACTATTACCGTTTACCTTCGTTATACAGCCGCTGCGGGCGCAGGAGCTGTATAAACCCGCGCAGGACCTGGGCGAGCTGTTTGAGCACGTGCAGCTGCAGCACGTGTTCCCCGACTCCAAAACCTTTCCGGATGCCACGCCACTGGCTCCTCCCAACGAGATTCTACAGGCGTACGGGCAGCAGAAAGACCAACCGGGATTTGACCTGAAGGCTTTTGTGCTGGCAAACTTCGAGATGCCGCCACAACCGGCCTCCGGCTTCACCACCGATACCTCCCTTTCTGTGGTGCAGCACGTGGAACGCCTGTGGCCCATACTTACCCGTGAGCCCGGTGCCGACGGCGGCTCCCTGATCGCGCTGCCCAAGAAATACATCGTGCCGGGCGGCCGCTTCCGGGAAATCTATTACTGGGACAGCTTCTTTACCATGCTTGGCCTGCAGGCCAGCGGCGAAACGGAACTCATCCAAAGTATGGTGGATAATTTTACGCACCTCATCAACACCACCGGCCATATCCCGAACGGAAACCGCACCTACTACCTCAGCCGCTCACAGCCGCCCTTCTTTGCGCTCATGCTGCGGGTACTGGCGAAGGAAAAAGACAAAGAAGTACTCAAAACCTATGCCCCTGCCCTGCGCAAGGAGTATGCCTTCTGGATGGATGGCGTGGAGCAGGTGTCAGCCGCCAACCCAACGCACCGCCGCGTGGTGCGCATGGCCGACGGCAGCATCCTGAACCGCTATTGGGACGATCAGCCGGAGCCACGGCCGGAGTCGTACCGCGAGGATGTGGAACTGGCCGAAGCATCAGGCCGTGCGCCGGAGGAAGTATACCGCAACATCCGGGCCGCCGCCGAATCAGGCTGGGACTTTAGCAGCCGCTGGTTCGCCGATGCCCAAAACCTTAGCACCATCCACACCACCGACATCATCCCCGTAGACCTGAACGCCCTCCTCTACCACGTGGAACGTACGCTCGCTGAGATGGCAGAACTGGAAGGCAACAAGGCGGAAGCGGCTAAGTTTGAGAAGCTGGCAAAGGCCCGACGAAAGGCCCTGCTAAAGTATAACTGGAGCGAAGAAGCCGATTTCTTTTACGACTATGATTTTGTAAAAGGCGCCACAACCAACATCCCTTCACTGGCTGCCGTATTCCCGCTCTACTTCTGCATGGCCAAGAAGAAGCAGGCCGCTGCCGTGGCCCGGAAACTGGAGGCGGACTTCCTGCAGCCCGGCGGTCTAGTGACCACACTGAACCGCACAGGGCAGCAGTGGGACGCGCCAAACGGTTGGGCACCGCTGCAGTGGATGAGCATCCAGGCGCTCCGTAACTACAAGCATAACCAGCTGGCAGACGAGATCGCGCAGCGCTGGGTGGCCAAGAACCGAGAAGTGTTCCAGAACACGGGCAAGCTGATGGAGAAGTATAACGTAGTGGACATGACCCTGCAGGCCGGTGGCGGCGAATACCCCAACCAGGACGGCTTCGGCTGGACCAACGGCGTGCTCCTCAAACTCATCTCCCTGAACCCGGAGCTGCTGGAGGTGCCGCTGGAGGAGCTGGAATTGCAGGAGTAA
- a CDS encoding T9SS type A sorting domain-containing protein — MKTRLIFSVLALLFLPLFAQATHIVGGYISYSVDPQNPRKYNFTQTVYTNRNSTAEDMAILVAMGDGTTVEVPRATVVKYNNIFDLETFFWSYTYGSPGEYTVAWTGENRDNNHINIPSPSDQKSFYILTTLKVDPTAVNRHGAKLAGAPLFAAYVGEEMKFNLIAYDADGDRLTYDLVPSRERKIIDGKGYPTYIAGYTFPEGLTVDKFGELRWKTPATKGKYAIAVKITEHREGKVIGSMVVDFMVTVAERTQQPILRQLHRERLTVNYDGSILARPNQPLKLEYFLRSAEGTDFALHARQYSDLDTLDLASPVITMRDSANGKAVTLTFTPTADLVRLEPYTIGMRGKAEVDIRGNGSFIDRYDLDWNYTYLVVGEQQPTAVGDELAKAGFILYPNPVADKFVIKAPDLPNMLLHLRDVNGKTVARLKLQPGQNNLTRPEALAAGLYFYTITSRHKPVGTGKMLVK, encoded by the coding sequence GTGAAAACAAGATTAATTTTTAGCGTCTTAGCGCTACTCTTCCTGCCCCTGTTCGCACAGGCTACGCACATTGTCGGTGGCTACATCAGTTACAGCGTAGACCCGCAAAACCCACGCAAGTACAACTTTACTCAGACCGTCTATACCAACCGGAATTCGACTGCTGAGGACATGGCTATTCTGGTTGCTATGGGCGACGGCACCACTGTAGAAGTGCCCAGAGCTACCGTAGTAAAATATAACAACATATTCGATTTAGAAACATTTTTTTGGAGCTATACTTACGGCAGCCCCGGCGAGTATACCGTTGCCTGGACAGGAGAAAATCGGGACAACAACCACATTAACATACCCAGTCCATCCGATCAAAAGTCGTTTTACATCCTCACAACGCTAAAAGTAGACCCTACGGCAGTGAACAGGCATGGCGCAAAGCTTGCCGGAGCCCCTCTTTTTGCGGCCTATGTTGGAGAGGAAATGAAGTTTAACCTGATTGCCTACGACGCGGACGGTGACAGGCTGACGTACGACCTGGTGCCTTCAAGGGAAAGAAAGATAATAGATGGAAAAGGCTATCCCACTTATATTGCAGGCTATACGTTTCCGGAAGGACTGACGGTTGATAAATTCGGGGAACTACGCTGGAAGACACCCGCCACAAAGGGGAAATATGCCATTGCGGTAAAAATCACGGAACACCGGGAGGGGAAAGTCATCGGATCGATGGTGGTGGATTTTATGGTGACCGTAGCGGAGCGAACGCAGCAGCCAATTCTCAGGCAGCTGCATAGAGAGCGGCTAACCGTGAACTATGATGGCTCTATACTTGCCCGCCCAAACCAGCCGCTGAAGCTGGAGTACTTCCTGCGTTCTGCCGAGGGAACTGACTTCGCACTGCACGCCCGTCAGTACAGCGACCTGGACACCCTGGACTTGGCCTCCCCGGTTATAACCATGCGCGACTCGGCCAATGGCAAAGCCGTAACCCTCACCTTTACGCCCACCGCTGATCTTGTGCGCCTGGAGCCGTACACGATAGGCATGCGCGGGAAAGCTGAAGTAGACATCAGAGGGAATGGGAGTTTTATTGATAGATACGACCTTGATTGGAACTACACTTACCTGGTGGTGGGCGAGCAGCAGCCAACCGCGGTTGGAGATGAGCTGGCAAAAGCCGGTTTCATCCTATATCCCAATCCCGTGGCCGACAAGTTTGTGATTAAAGCTCCAGACCTCCCCAACATGCTCCTGCATCTGCGCGATGTCAACGGCAAAACAGTGGCACGCCTAAAACTGCAGCCGGGGCAGAATAACCTGACCCGTCCGGAAGCACTCGCCGCCGGCTTATACTTCTACACTATCACGAGCCGCCACAAGCCTGTGGGAACAGGTAAAATGTTGGTGAAATAG